The sequence TTTCAGTCATATTTCTTTTATATGGTATGCGATTGAGTGTGGGGCAATTATTGGGCTGTTTGTCGCACTTGACATTGCACACAATCATTCAGTCTGTTACGTTTATTTTGTTTCCTTTGTTGGTTTTGCCTTTCAGGGGAGTGTTTCAAGGTGGTCCGTACTATAATCTTTGGTTAGGTGTTTTTTTTCTGGCAGCATTACCTTCCACAGTTTCATCGGCGGTAGTGATGGTTTCTATGGCGCGTGGCAATATTCCGGCTGCAGTGTTTAATGCGAGTTTGTCAAGTATAGCAGGGATTTTTATTGCCCCTTTGTGGATGGGAATGTTTGTGAATGGCCCGATGGCATTTGATATGTATCCCGTTCTGGTAAAGCTGACTTATCAAGTGTTGTTGCCATTGATTACAGGTCTTCTGTTGAATAGATGGTTGGGCCAATGGGCAATAAATGCGCGAAAAATAACCTCTTACTTCGACCAATTGGTTATTCTGGCAATTGTTTATACTTCTTTTTCTACTTCGTTTAAAAGTGGGTTGTTTGTTGGATTTAGTCTGGAAGTGATTCTCATGCTGGTTTTAATATTGGTATTGCTGTTTGTGGTGGTTAACCTTCTTATTTATTTTACAGGAAAGCGCGCCATGCTCTCACGGCCTGATATGATTACAGCCTTATTTTGCGGTTCCACCAAATCTTTGATGCATGGCAGTGTGATGGCCAAGGTTATGTTTGGAAGTATGGGAATTGGTGGCATTGTGCTGTTGCCTGTGCTTATTTATCATGCTTTTCAGCTAACAGCCACAGGGATAATGGCCCGCAAATTTTCTGTAAGAAAGCCTGACAATGATGATAAATAGGTGATTAATCGCCAGTTGTTCCGGTTGGTGTGAGGTTTTGAAAGTTATTAAAACGTGCCTGGTTCAGCAGGGCGCTTTCAGGCTTGTCAGAAACACCCATTATCCATGCTTTGGCGCGCGGCATTGAAGTAAATACGCCAACTTCAGGCTCATTTCCAAATACGGCTATGTGTTCAGTCAATTCTGCGGGTAGTTTGCTTACACAAAAGGCAACTCTTTTAACGCCTAGATGGCTCATTTGAGGGATAATATATTGTGCAACCCAGTCATGAATTTTATTATTGAGGTGAAATACCTCAGCAGGCGCCATTACCATAAGATTCCTGGCTTTTAGTCTTTCCGTTTCCTGAAGCATGGCAACCAGACTCAGTATATAACCTGAAGGTGAGCGCATCTGGTCTGCCTCAATCTGATTTATCAACAAATTAAAATCCTTGTTGAATTCATAAAGTGCTTTTGGAGTAGAAGGACTTTTCATAAGCAATTATAGAACAGGTAAGTATTGTAAGAGGATGTAAATGTAATAATTATTTACTTGCAAAGCAAGGGGTGGGTAAAAATGTTTTCGATAAATGTAAATATTGGCCACAACGATTTGTAGATAAACCGATACAGTTTAAATTATTGTAAATAAAATTTACATAGAAAGGAGTGGGTTAGCCGTCTGGTGTTTGACAGCTATTACATGAAAGCTTATTATAGTATAATAAAAGCTGTTATAACTCAACAATAATTTTGCCTGTTTGCCCGGCTTCTAGCATGCGATTGAGCTCTTCCGGCACTTCAGCCAGAGAGATAGAGCGGGAAATGTGATGCAAATGTTCGGAAATAAGTTTTTCAGAGATTAATTTCCATATTTCGAGCCTGCGAGGCATGGGCGTTTCAGCAGCGGCGATGCCAATGAGTCTGACAGCTCTCAGAATAAATGGGAAAACTGAGACATCAAGTGTGGCAGAAGCCAGCATACCACAGTTGCAAACAATTCCTCGTTCCATTGTTGACCTTAAGACAGTGGAAAGTGTTGCACCGCCAACAGTGTCGAGTGCGGCCATCCAGCGGGCAGGAAGTAAGGCTTTTTCTGATTTGTCATTTAAAATACTGCGATCAATTATTTCAGCAGCGCCTATTTTCAACAGGAACTGTTCAGCTTCTTTTTTGCCGGTAGAGGCAACAACCTGATATCCGGCTGCTGATAACATGGCAACGGCCATTGAACCAACAGCTCCGGTGGCGCCAGTAACGAGAATTTTACCCGAATCGGGCTTGATATCATGTTTCATAAATTCGAAAATGGCACTTGCTGCAGTAAATCCGGAGGTTCCTATAATCATGCATTCTTTTAAACTCAAGCTGTTGGGTTTCATTACAACCCATTTTTCAGGAACTCTGATAAACTCGGCAAACCCACCGCTTGTATTCATTCCAAGGTCGTAGCCGCACACAATGACTTCATCGCCTTTTTTGAAAATATTACCTGATGATTCTACTACAGTGCCGGCAGAATCAATGCCTGGCGTGTGAGGGTATTTTCTGGTTATTCCTTTATTTCCGGAAGCAGACAAAGCATCTTTGTAGTTTAATCCTGAAAATTTAACCCTGATCAGCACTTCACCTTCAGGCAAGTCTGATATTTGTTTTTCTTTTAAAGAAGATACAAATACGCCCGGTTTTATTTCTTCTGTTACTATTGCTTTGTAAGTTTGATTGTTATGGTTTGAGAAACTGGTCATTGTTCAATTCTTTGGTATGCAGATATTTGTATATAAAAAAATAGCTGCCAATTAAAAAAGCTCGTTTGATTTATTTATACTTTTGCACTGTTTTTCGATTAACAGGTCTGCAAAGATGTGAAGTTATTACAAATAATGGCCTGTTATGGCACTAATTTTATTCAATATTTTTGATGAGGTGCATCAGAAATTAACTTGTTAATACTCAAAAAATGGCACTAAAATTTATTTCAGCAGAAGAAGCAGCCAGTTACATCAACCATGATGATGTTGTAGGTTTCAGTGGTTTTACGCCTGCAGGTTCAGTTAAATCTATTCCTGTAGCAATTGGAGAGAGGGCAAAAGAAGCACATGCTCAAGGTAAACCATTCAAAATTGGGATGATTACCGGCGCATCCACTGGCGATTCACTTGATGGTTCGCTGGCAAGGGCTGAAGCTGTGAAATTTAGAACTCCCTATCAGTCCAATCCGGATATGCGCAACCTGATTAATTCAGGTAAAGCCGATTACTTTGATTCACATCTTTCGGTTGTCGGGCAAAATATCCGTTATGGTTTTCTGGGTAAGATTAATTGGGGAATCATTGAAGCCTGCGATGTTACAGAGCAAGGTGAAATCGTACTTACTACCGGAGTTGGAATTTCACCAACCATTTGTCAGGTGGCCGACCGTTTGCTTATTGAACTGAATGGCTTTCATCCGAAAGCCCTGCGTGGAATGCATGATATCATTGTGGTAAAAGATCCTCCCAACAGAAGAGAAATTCCCATTTATCGTCCTTCCGACAGGGCTGGTGCTGAAGTGATTAAGGTTGACCCGTCAAAAATTGCCGGCGTTGTTATTACAAATCATCCCGATGAAGTTGGCTCGTTTGCAAAAACCGATGCTGTTACCGATATGATTGGCCAGAATGTGGCTGACTTTCTTT comes from Lentimicrobiaceae bacterium and encodes:
- a CDS encoding YhdH/YhfP family quinone oxidoreductase; translation: MTSFSNHNNQTYKAIVTEEIKPGVFVSSLKEKQISDLPEGEVLIRVKFSGLNYKDALSASGNKGITRKYPHTPGIDSAGTVVESSGNIFKKGDEVIVCGYDLGMNTSGGFAEFIRVPEKWVVMKPNSLSLKECMIIGTSGFTAASAIFEFMKHDIKPDSGKILVTGATGAVGSMAVAMLSAAGYQVVASTGKKEAEQFLLKIGAAEIIDRSILNDKSEKALLPARWMAALDTVGGATLSTVLRSTMERGIVCNCGMLASATLDVSVFPFILRAVRLIGIAAAETPMPRRLEIWKLISEKLISEHLHHISRSISLAEVPEELNRMLEAGQTGKIIVEL
- a CDS encoding bile acid:sodium symporter gives rise to the protein MNKFFKHLFSPFRLLGFDWFISGLFLMILLAWQFPGPGVADGVISLKSLAGYGISVIFLLYGMRLSVGQLLGCLSHLTLHTIIQSVTFILFPLLVLPFRGVFQGGPYYNLWLGVFFLAALPSTVSSAVVMVSMARGNIPAAVFNASLSSIAGIFIAPLWMGMFVNGPMAFDMYPVLVKLTYQVLLPLITGLLLNRWLGQWAINARKITSYFDQLVILAIVYTSFSTSFKSGLFVGFSLEVILMLVLILVLLFVVVNLLIYFTGKRAMLSRPDMITALFCGSTKSLMHGSVMAKVMFGSMGIGGIVLLPVLIYHAFQLTATGIMARKFSVRKPDNDDK